One window from the genome of Pseudomonas frederiksbergensis encodes:
- a CDS encoding non-ribosomal peptide synthetase has product MTQQAFLEIAQRLASLPADKKKVFRQRLAEKGIDSWRLPIVPAVLDDGEHRPLAQAQRRFLSAEALSSRALYNLCSVLRFDGRLDGERLQQAMQQVVDRHQILRTRYSPDASGQLQPHCEPQQVQLPGVERLAIPASEHEQWCADEYARQLAEPFDLAQSMPWRWQAFSDAQEHSTWLFFTIHHVAYDAWSAQQLTLELAEAYRALASNQPVALPELPIQYADFAAWEREWLDSDSCQQHIGFWRDQLADAPAPMALPLDRPRPLATQRRHSGAVLARELPPHLTTAIEAAIRNHGVTLYIYGLTAFSCLLSRYSGETDLCMGTSAAQRDRPELAPLIGPLLNTLVIRQRLQDNPDFGSALLRTRDTVAAAFDHQQLPFENILESLERPRSSPLFQVMFVQVDLPESRTLALPGVAVEVLDPPQRHARFDLTLRMVRTADAQLRCELEYSDELFDAATVEQMLDDLLAIFHEGSAHPQRRLADLQLVSPASEVRGPVLDSMALPLDQQVLHWATHTPNAMALCSVEQRIDYATLGAASCSLAARLAGQGVGPGQVVALCMPRCPEQLLATLACWHRGATCLFLDPAQPAGRLAQLLQDSGASLWLTLAQAPETGLGIAHVALGVADWSVNADISQDESLSQPQLPAYLIYTSGSTGQPKGVQVTHANLAHYANAVGQRLQAKPASRWATLATVAADLGLTSVFAALNSGDPLVLPPASLAFDPPGWADFLDQHPVDCLKIAPSHLRGLLALDDAGRVLPKDLLILGGEGFDQALFAKLRELAPQLRIFNHYGPSETTVGVACGEILDADAFEAGQYLPLGQPLSGCELRIVDGHDRSVPLGVAGELLIGGPQVAQGYLGQPELTARAFGSTAQGQRFYRSGDRVRLDRQGRLVFLGRQDDQVKIRGFRVEPGEVNAWLNAQPQVREGAVLACEIKGRTQLVAYLSPAVSTEALATLQAEARRLLPEHMVPAHWLALDTLPLTANGKLDRRALPEPAVDEPVAEAAEQPNGDTEQRLAQLWCQILGCAQVGREDDFFALGGDSILSLQLIGLASREGLKLQPRDVLQHPTLAAMALCIDCRAEPALLAVLTAFRELLGQPALGPDADFFAMGGDSILSLQLIARLRQADLRLMPRQLLENPTPRQLAKVLAPVVAPVAEAMPPSEDAGQPQPLSHAQQRVWFMQQFDPAETAYNVTQLLALRGELDVPRLQRACQALAARHDALRCRFFEEQGQVWQRLDDTAAPIFNVHDIGGLSDAEQDAAIASAARRVFDLAQGPLLAIDVFCAAPDDYRLLFNVHHIAVDGWSMGLLVQDLAALYQDRTLPAASALLPLIKAQRQHLAGAPGKALLGYWQQRLEGLGNEPLEFPEQSIRPALQTFSGARDEYVLPSSLSTAVEARARALGVTPFVLYFAAYQLLLWRHGGRNDFAVGLPVAGRESVESQALVGLFVNTLAHRIQIDGRQSLQAYVQALSSQLTEDLAHQALPFEQLLEVLDVERSLDRTPLFQTMFNYQVDHQDSRSLNLPGISAQALALPGGVVSAKFDLTFNLFTQGRGAEASTSLIVEYATALLRADITQRLVEDYQALLASLAGMDLDARLLEIPLRSVATLATAGQSLPLHGEADWVTRFEVQAAVHSERIAVHCADRQLSYAALDAQANRLAHWLLAQGVGPESLVAFCLPRDERLLVCMLGIQKAGAAYLPLDRAHPPARQAQVLNRAQPRLLLCDSATSDWPAELRMCLWADLPLAKLPAQAPGLPRHLGQLAYTLYTSGSTGQPKGVQISRGNFANFLLAMEQALPLDNVQRYLALTTVTFDICGLELCLPLVRGGTVVLAEEDERQDPLLLARLIKEQSVDLIQATPATWAMLLQGDRQVLEGRVALAGGEAVSAELASELKQHVARLINVYGPTETTVWSTQTPVDTLQLPVAPIGRPLLNTRCHVLDEHLCEVPPGCVGELYIAGDGLARGYAGQPGLTAERFIADPFGHGGRLYRTGDLARWQPDGQLYYLGRTDDQIKLRGYRIELGEIEAVLLSHPQLLQAVVAVQGEHLVAFWVAEPDAAPDEAAVREYLQARLPIYMVPTHLQALDRLPLNSNGKVDRKQLPRLQTVVGSTPATGRTLSASEALVAQIWASVLDVQDVPADGHFFQLGGHSLMAAQVRARLREQGFEVPLRWLFETPVLAQLAERIEGLAAEQDLASLRIPAVDQNIEQPLSSAQQRVWLMQQLDLADSSFNMGSSVRLRGRLDIQALERSLQRLVSRHAILRTTYHSRGGELRQRIHPQSAVALQTLASTETQWTDEARDMALRPFDLGSEAPLRVVLYRLGEEDHVLQMVMHHIASDGWSGAVLVDELIEGYEAYSTGVLPTQQALPIQYVDYAVWQSSAAVRLRQREGLDFWRRTLAGIPAQVPLPFDFPRPERDSGAGAAVDFQLPPATVGRLKTFAQDSGTSPFMLLLTCYAAVLQRETQGRDLVIGTDVANRDHPATESLIGFFVNLLALRIRVQPELSLREQALQVREVCLQAFAWQDTPFERVVECLELPRVANVHPLLQTLFVLDNTPRQQRRLGDLQVEPLTGEQHHSKFDMALFASEDGDAISLRWVYRTSLFRPATVERLRGAFESLLEQALGAPDTPIDTLIATVKGAAAMSTDNPLQRKMNKLGKMRQSGSAATREPIEARPLREDSKFPLLVSLRDRELAPAIWAEANRDKVENWLREHGGILFRGFDLPTPADFEAFCQALCPQLYGQYGDLPKKEGGKNIYKSTPYPKDRMILFHNESAHQHRWPRRQWFYCETPATSGGATPIVDSREVYRELPAWLQANLRRKQLMYVRNFSTSLDVSWQHFFQTEDRAEVERICRESNIEFQWRGANDLHTRQVCPAVILHPLTGEESFFNQIQLYHPAFLDADIREQFLRDGESAMPRQVFYGDGSELEPAAIDAINAAYDRCAVRFDWQQGDVVMLDNMLAAHARDPFEGERKIVVAMGEIYARHQVMAAPAQAEETLEELTP; this is encoded by the coding sequence ATGACGCAACAAGCTTTCCTGGAGATTGCGCAGCGGCTGGCATCCTTGCCCGCGGACAAGAAGAAGGTCTTTCGCCAACGCCTGGCCGAGAAGGGCATTGACAGCTGGCGCCTGCCGATCGTCCCCGCCGTGCTCGACGACGGCGAGCACAGGCCGTTGGCGCAGGCGCAAAGGCGTTTCCTGTCGGCTGAAGCCCTGAGCAGTCGCGCGCTCTACAACCTGTGCTCGGTGCTGCGTTTCGATGGGCGCCTGGACGGCGAGCGTTTGCAGCAGGCGATGCAGCAGGTGGTCGATCGCCACCAGATCCTGCGCACGCGCTACAGCCCTGACGCCAGCGGACAGTTACAGCCCCATTGCGAGCCACAACAGGTTCAGTTGCCTGGCGTCGAACGGTTGGCCATCCCAGCATCGGAACACGAGCAATGGTGCGCCGATGAATACGCCCGCCAATTGGCCGAACCCTTTGACCTGGCACAATCGATGCCTTGGCGCTGGCAAGCGTTCAGCGACGCCCAGGAGCATTCCACCTGGCTGTTTTTCACCATTCACCACGTCGCTTATGACGCCTGGTCGGCCCAGCAACTGACCCTCGAATTGGCCGAGGCTTATCGGGCGCTCGCCTCGAACCAGCCTGTCGCGCTACCCGAATTGCCCATCCAATACGCCGATTTCGCCGCGTGGGAGCGTGAATGGCTGGACAGCGACAGTTGCCAGCAGCACATCGGTTTCTGGCGCGACCAACTGGCCGATGCGCCTGCGCCAATGGCGTTGCCGCTGGACCGCCCGCGCCCCTTGGCCACACAACGCCGCCACAGTGGCGCGGTCCTGGCCCGGGAACTCCCGCCGCACCTCACAACGGCGATCGAGGCGGCCATCCGTAATCACGGGGTGACGCTGTACATCTACGGCCTGACAGCGTTCAGCTGCCTGCTGTCGCGCTACAGCGGCGAGACGGACCTGTGCATGGGCACCTCGGCGGCGCAACGTGACCGTCCGGAGCTGGCACCGTTGATCGGCCCGCTGCTCAATACCCTGGTGATTCGCCAACGCCTGCAAGACAACCCGGACTTCGGCAGCGCATTGCTGCGCACTCGCGACACCGTTGCGGCGGCGTTCGACCATCAGCAGTTGCCCTTCGAGAACATCCTCGAAAGTCTTGAGCGTCCGCGTTCGAGTCCGTTGTTCCAGGTCATGTTCGTCCAGGTCGATCTGCCCGAAAGCCGCACCCTGGCCTTGCCCGGCGTGGCGGTCGAAGTGCTCGACCCGCCGCAACGCCACGCACGTTTCGACCTGACGTTGCGCATGGTCCGCACCGCCGATGCACAGTTGCGCTGCGAACTGGAATACAGCGACGAATTGTTCGACGCGGCCACGGTCGAGCAAATGCTCGACGACTTGCTGGCGATTTTCCACGAGGGTTCGGCGCATCCGCAGCGGCGCCTGGCGGATCTGCAACTGGTGTCCCCGGCGAGTGAAGTGCGCGGCCCGGTCCTGGACTCGATGGCGTTGCCGTTGGACCAGCAAGTGCTGCACTGGGCCACGCACACGCCGAATGCCATGGCGTTGTGCAGCGTGGAGCAGCGCATTGATTACGCCACGCTCGGCGCGGCCAGTTGCTCGTTGGCCGCACGGCTGGCCGGGCAGGGCGTTGGGCCGGGGCAGGTGGTTGCCCTGTGCATGCCGCGTTGCCCTGAACAACTGCTGGCAACCCTGGCGTGCTGGCACCGTGGCGCGACTTGCCTGTTTCTCGACCCGGCACAACCGGCCGGGCGACTCGCGCAACTGCTGCAAGACAGCGGCGCGAGCCTGTGGCTGACATTGGCGCAAGCGCCGGAGACCGGCCTGGGTATTGCGCACGTGGCATTGGGTGTCGCCGACTGGTCGGTTAACGCGGACATCAGTCAGGACGAAAGCCTCAGCCAGCCACAATTACCTGCGTACCTGATCTACACCTCGGGTTCGACCGGCCAGCCAAAAGGCGTGCAGGTCACCCATGCCAACCTCGCGCACTATGCCAATGCCGTTGGTCAACGCTTGCAAGCCAAACCCGCAAGCCGTTGGGCGACCTTGGCAACGGTCGCCGCCGACCTTGGCTTGACCTCTGTCTTCGCCGCGCTCAATTCGGGCGACCCGCTGGTCTTGCCGCCGGCATCGCTGGCCTTCGATCCGCCCGGCTGGGCTGATTTTCTCGACCAGCATCCGGTGGACTGCCTGAAGATCGCCCCTTCGCACTTGCGTGGTTTGCTGGCACTGGACGACGCCGGTCGTGTCCTGCCCAAGGATTTGCTGATCCTTGGAGGCGAGGGCTTCGACCAGGCGTTGTTCGCCAAGCTGCGTGAACTGGCGCCGCAACTGCGGATCTTCAACCACTATGGCCCGTCGGAAACCACGGTCGGCGTGGCTTGCGGAGAAATCCTCGACGCCGATGCGTTCGAAGCGGGTCAGTATCTGCCGTTGGGCCAGCCGCTGTCCGGCTGTGAGTTGCGCATCGTCGATGGCCACGACCGGTCGGTGCCGCTCGGGGTCGCCGGTGAGCTGCTGATCGGTGGTCCGCAGGTCGCCCAAGGCTACCTCGGTCAGCCGGAATTGACCGCGCGCGCGTTCGGCTCCACCGCCCAGGGCCAGCGTTTTTATCGCAGCGGTGACCGGGTTCGCCTGGATCGCCAAGGGCGCCTGGTATTTCTCGGGCGTCAGGACGATCAGGTGAAAATTCGCGGTTTCCGCGTCGAACCGGGCGAGGTCAATGCCTGGCTCAACGCCCAGCCCCAGGTTCGCGAGGGCGCGGTGCTGGCCTGCGAGATAAAAGGGCGGACGCAACTGGTGGCGTATCTCAGCCCTGCGGTGTCGACCGAAGCCCTCGCGACGCTGCAAGCCGAGGCCAGGCGGCTGCTGCCGGAACACATGGTGCCGGCCCATTGGTTGGCACTGGACACGCTGCCATTGACGGCCAACGGCAAGTTGGATCGGCGTGCATTGCCGGAGCCAGCCGTCGATGAACCGGTCGCCGAAGCCGCCGAGCAACCCAACGGCGACACCGAACAACGCCTGGCGCAACTGTGGTGCCAGATCCTCGGGTGCGCGCAAGTTGGCCGTGAGGATGATTTCTTCGCCCTCGGCGGGGACTCGATCCTCAGTCTGCAATTGATTGGCCTGGCGTCCCGGGAAGGGCTCAAGCTGCAACCGCGGGACGTGCTGCAGCATCCGACATTGGCGGCCATGGCCCTGTGCATCGACTGCCGCGCCGAGCCAGCATTGCTTGCGGTGCTGACGGCTTTTCGCGAACTGCTCGGGCAACCTGCCCTCGGGCCGGACGCCGACTTCTTTGCCATGGGCGGCGACTCGATCCTCAGCTTGCAGTTGATCGCGCGCTTGCGTCAGGCCGACTTGCGCCTGATGCCCCGGCAACTGTTGGAAAACCCGACCCCTCGGCAACTGGCCAAGGTGCTCGCGCCGGTTGTCGCGCCGGTCGCTGAGGCCATGCCGCCGAGCGAGGACGCGGGGCAACCGCAACCGCTGTCCCATGCCCAGCAAAGGGTGTGGTTCATGCAGCAGTTCGATCCGGCTGAAACCGCCTACAACGTCACCCAGTTGTTGGCCTTGCGCGGTGAACTGGACGTGCCTCGCCTGCAACGCGCCTGTCAGGCGCTGGCGGCCCGTCATGACGCGTTGCGCTGTCGTTTCTTCGAAGAGCAGGGGCAAGTCTGGCAGCGTCTGGACGACACAGCTGCGCCGATCTTCAACGTCCATGACATCGGCGGCCTGAGTGACGCGGAACAGGATGCGGCCATTGCCAGCGCGGCCAGGCGGGTATTCGACCTCGCGCAGGGACCGCTGCTGGCCATCGATGTGTTTTGTGCTGCACCCGACGACTATCGCCTGTTGTTCAACGTGCACCACATCGCCGTGGACGGCTGGTCCATGGGCTTGCTGGTCCAGGACCTGGCAGCGCTTTATCAAGACCGGACCCTGCCGGCGGCAAGCGCTTTGCTGCCGCTGATCAAGGCGCAGCGGCAACACCTGGCCGGGGCGCCTGGCAAGGCATTGTTGGGCTATTGGCAACAACGCCTGGAAGGCCTGGGTAACGAGCCGCTGGAGTTCCCCGAGCAATCCATACGGCCGGCGTTGCAGACGTTCAGCGGAGCGCGGGACGAATATGTCCTGCCCAGTTCGCTGAGCACTGCGGTCGAGGCCCGGGCGAGGGCGCTTGGCGTCACGCCGTTCGTGTTGTATTTCGCCGCTTACCAGTTGTTGCTCTGGCGCCATGGCGGACGCAATGATTTCGCCGTCGGCTTGCCGGTGGCGGGGCGTGAGTCGGTGGAAAGCCAAGCGTTGGTCGGGTTGTTCGTCAACACATTGGCCCACCGCATACAGATTGATGGTCGCCAGAGCCTGCAAGCGTACGTCCAGGCCCTGAGCAGCCAGTTGACCGAGGACCTGGCCCATCAGGCGCTGCCGTTCGAGCAGTTGTTGGAAGTGCTGGATGTCGAGCGCAGCCTGGACCGCACACCATTGTTCCAGACGATGTTCAACTATCAAGTCGACCATCAGGACTCCCGCAGCCTGAACCTGCCCGGCATCTCTGCCCAGGCGTTGGCACTACCGGGTGGCGTGGTGAGCGCCAAGTTCGACCTGACGTTCAACCTGTTCACCCAAGGTCGCGGTGCCGAGGCGAGCACCAGTTTGATCGTCGAATATGCGACGGCATTGTTGCGTGCCGACATCACCCAGCGACTGGTGGAGGACTACCAGGCGTTGCTTGCCAGCCTGGCGGGCATGGATCTTGATGCTCGCTTGTTGGAGATTCCGCTGCGCTCGGTTGCGACGCTGGCGACTGCCGGGCAGTCGTTGCCATTGCACGGCGAAGCGGATTGGGTGACGCGTTTCGAAGTGCAGGCCGCGGTGCATTCCGAGCGTATTGCCGTGCATTGCGCGGATCGTCAACTGAGCTACGCCGCCCTGGACGCCCAAGCCAACCGCCTGGCCCATTGGTTGCTGGCCCAAGGCGTCGGGCCCGAATCGCTGGTTGCCTTCTGCCTGCCTCGGGACGAGCGGCTGCTGGTGTGCATGTTGGGCATCCAGAAGGCCGGTGCCGCCTATTTGCCCCTCGACCGCGCTCATCCGCCGGCTCGCCAGGCGCAGGTGCTCAACCGGGCGCAGCCGCGTTTGTTGCTCTGCGATTCGGCAACTTCGGATTGGCCTGCCGAGCTGCGCATGTGCCTGTGGGCAGACCTGCCGTTGGCGAAACTCCCCGCGCAGGCGCCGGGATTGCCTAGGCACCTCGGGCAATTGGCCTACACGCTCTACACCTCGGGATCGACCGGGCAACCCAAGGGCGTGCAGATCAGTCGTGGCAACTTCGCCAACTTCCTGCTGGCCATGGAGCAGGCGTTGCCACTGGACAATGTGCAGCGTTACCTGGCCTTGACCACCGTGACCTTCGACATTTGCGGCCTGGAACTGTGTCTGCCGCTGGTGCGTGGCGGCACGGTGGTCCTGGCGGAGGAGGACGAGCGCCAGGATCCGCTGTTGCTCGCACGCTTGATCAAGGAACAATCGGTCGACCTGATCCAGGCAACGCCCGCCACCTGGGCGATGCTGTTGCAAGGTGATCGCCAGGTGCTGGAAGGACGAGTGGCCCTGGCCGGCGGCGAGGCGGTGTCGGCGGAACTGGCCAGCGAACTCAAGCAGCACGTGGCTCGATTGATCAACGTCTACGGCCCGACCGAGACCACGGTGTGGTCGACCCAGACGCCCGTCGACACGCTGCAATTGCCCGTGGCCCCGATAGGCCGGCCGTTGCTCAACACCCGTTGCCATGTCCTCGATGAGCACCTGTGCGAAGTGCCTCCAGGCTGCGTCGGCGAACTCTATATCGCCGGGGACGGCCTGGCCCGGGGTTACGCCGGGCAGCCGGGGCTGACCGCCGAGCGCTTCATTGCCGACCCGTTCGGTCACGGCGGCCGTTTGTACCGCACTGGCGATCTGGCGCGGTGGCAGCCCGACGGCCAGCTGTACTACCTCGGACGCACCGACGACCAGATCAAGTTGCGTGGCTACCGCATCGAACTGGGGGAGATCGAGGCCGTCTTGCTGAGCCATCCGCAACTGCTGCAAGCCGTCGTGGCCGTGCAAGGCGAGCACCTGGTCGCGTTCTGGGTGGCAGAACCGGACGCTGCACCTGATGAAGCGGCTGTGCGCGAGTACTTGCAGGCGCGCTTGCCGATCTACATGGTGCCGACGCACCTGCAAGCGCTGGATCGGTTGCCGCTCAACAGCAACGGCAAGGTCGATCGCAAACAACTGCCGCGCTTGCAAACGGTTGTCGGCAGCACGCCGGCGACCGGGCGTACGCTGTCGGCCAGCGAGGCCTTGGTGGCGCAGATCTGGGCCTCGGTACTGGACGTGCAGGACGTCCCGGCCGATGGACATTTCTTCCAGCTGGGCGGGCATTCGCTGATGGCCGCCCAGGTCCGCGCTCGCCTGCGTGAGCAGGGCTTCGAGGTGCCCTTGCGCTGGTTGTTCGAAACACCTGTGCTGGCGCAACTGGCCGAGCGAATCGAGGGCCTTGCCGCCGAGCAGGACCTGGCTTCGCTGAGGATCCCAGCGGTGGACCAAAACATCGAGCAGCCACTGTCCTCGGCGCAACAACGGGTCTGGTTGATGCAACAACTTGATCTGGCCGACAGCAGCTTCAACATGGGCAGCAGCGTCCGTTTGCGTGGACGACTGGATATCCAGGCCCTGGAGCGTTCGTTGCAGCGGCTGGTGAGCCGACACGCCATCCTGCGCACCACCTATCACTCCCGCGGCGGCGAACTGCGCCAGCGCATTCACCCGCAGTCGGCGGTGGCTCTGCAAACCCTTGCCTCGACTGAAACACAGTGGACGGATGAAGCCCGGGACATGGCGCTGCGTCCGTTCGATCTCGGCAGCGAGGCGCCGCTGCGAGTGGTCCTGTATCGCCTCGGCGAAGAGGATCATGTGCTGCAGATGGTCATGCACCACATCGCTTCCGACGGTTGGTCCGGCGCCGTATTGGTCGACGAACTGATCGAAGGCTACGAGGCCTACAGCACCGGCGTACTGCCGACCCAGCAAGCGTTGCCGATCCAATACGTCGACTACGCCGTTTGGCAAAGCTCGGCGGCGGTCCGGTTGCGTCAGCGTGAAGGCCTGGATTTCTGGCGAAGGACCTTGGCGGGCATCCCCGCGCAGGTGCCACTGCCATTCGATTTTCCACGTCCGGAGCGTGACAGCGGCGCCGGGGCGGCGGTGGATTTCCAATTGCCGCCCGCCACGGTTGGCCGGCTCAAAACGTTCGCCCAGGACAGCGGCACCTCGCCGTTCATGCTCCTGCTGACATGCTACGCCGCCGTGCTGCAACGCGAGACGCAGGGCCGCGACCTGGTGATCGGCACGGACGTGGCGAACCGTGACCATCCGGCCACCGAATCGCTGATCGGCTTCTTCGTCAACCTGTTGGCCTTGCGTATCCGCGTGCAACCGGAACTGAGCTTGCGCGAGCAGGCCTTGCAAGTCCGCGAGGTTTGCCTGCAGGCGTTCGCCTGGCAGGACACGCCGTTCGAGCGGGTCGTCGAATGCCTGGAGCTGCCGCGCGTGGCCAATGTGCACCCGCTGTTGCAGACCCTGTTCGTGCTCGACAACACGCCGCGCCAGCAGCGCCGACTGGGCGACCTGCAGGTCGAGCCGCTGACGGGCGAGCAGCACCACTCCAAGTTCGACATGGCCCTGTTCGCCAGCGAAGACGGTGATGCCATCAGCCTGCGCTGGGTGTACCGCACCAGCCTGTTCCGCCCGGCCACTGTCGAACGCTTGCGCGGTGCCTTCGAGTCGCTGCTGGAGCAGGCCCTCGGCGCGCCGGACACCCCCATCGATACCTTGATTGCGACTGTAAAGGGAGCTGCTGCAATGTCCACGGACAATCCGCTGCAACGCAAAATGAACAAATTGGGCAAGATGCGCCAGAGCGGATCGGCGGCGACCCGCGAGCCCATCGAAGCCCGGCCGCTGCGAGAGGACTCGAAATTTCCGTTGCTGGTTTCCTTGCGGGACCGGGAGTTGGCCCCGGCCATCTGGGCCGAAGCCAACCGCGACAAGGTCGAGAACTGGCTGCGCGAGCATGGCGGCATCCTGTTCCGGGGCTTCGACTTGCCGACCCCGGCGGATTTCGAGGCGTTCTGCCAGGCCCTGTGTCCGCAGCTGTACGGGCAATACGGTGACCTGCCTAAGAAAGAGGGCGGCAAGAACATCTACAAGTCCACGCCATACCCCAAGGATCGGATGATCCTGTTCCACAACGAAAGCGCGCACCAGCATCGTTGGCCACGTCGACAGTGGTTCTACTGCGAGACGCCGGCGACTTCCGGTGGCGCGACGCCGATCGTTGACAGCCGCGAGGTCTACCGTGAACTGCCGGCCTGGCTGCAGGCGAACCTGCGGCGCAAACAACTGATGTATGTGCGCAATTTCAGCACCAGCCTGGACGTCAGTTGGCAGCACTTCTTCCAGACCGAGGATCGTGCCGAGGTCGAGCGGATCTGCCGTGAGAGCAACATCGAGTTCCAATGGCGCGGCGCCAACGACCTGCACACCCGCCAAGTGTGCCCGGCGGTGATCCTGCACCCGTTGACCGGCGAAGAGAGCTTCTTCAACCAGATCCAGCTGTACCACCCGGCGTTTCTCGATGCCGATATCCGCGAGCAGTTCCTGCGTGACGGCGAGTCGGCCATGCCGAGGCAAGTGTTCTACGGTGACGGCTCGGAACTCGAACCGGCAGCCATCGACGCCATCAATGCCGCCTACGACCGGTGTGCGGTGCGCTTCGACTGGCAACAGGGCGATGTGGTGATGCTCGATAACATGCTGGCGGCGCACGCCCGGGATCCGTTCGAGGGCGAGCGCAAAATCGTCGTGGCCATGGGCGAAATCTATGCCCGCCACCAAGTCATGGCCGCCCCGGCGCAGGCTGAAGAGACACTTGAAGAGTTGACCCCATGA